GACAACGTCGCGTCGCTGGCTTACGCGGCGGCGGCGGCACGACAGCGGCGCTCGCGGCGCACCGGACTGGCCGTGTTCGTCGCGGCCGCCGCGACGTTGGCGATCATCGGCGGTGTCGTCGGCGCGACGGTCTTCCCGCGCACGACTGGGACCGTGCAGACGGTGGCGATGGCGCCAATGCAGCCAGGAGCCCGCGAGGGCCTGACCGCCGAGCTCGCCGTCACGGAGAAGAAGTGGGGCACCGAGCTGCACTGGGCCTGCCAGTACACCAAGCCCTGGTCGCGTGACGTCACGAGCTACGACATCGTCGTGACGACCAAGGACGGGGCGCAGACGACCGTCGGTTCCTGGCGGCCGGCGGGCGACGAG
The nucleotide sequence above comes from Mycolicibacterium moriokaense. Encoded proteins:
- a CDS encoding anti-sigma factor; translated protein: MTDERPDDDVAEWDAAYVLGALNLEDRRTFENYLAANPERNAELDEIAAMPDILSVLSRDEALALTDIVDSPAEVPRGDNVASLAYAAAAARQRRSRRTGLAVFVAAAATLAIIGGVVGATVFPRTTGTVQTVAMAPMQPGAREGLTAELAVTEKKWGTELHWACQYTKPWSRDVTSYDIVVTTKDGAQTTVGSWRPAGDEATGLSAATSIPTSDIRSVDIRVSGTDEPLAVKTL